A DNA window from Myxocyprinus asiaticus isolate MX2 ecotype Aquarium Trade chromosome 15, UBuf_Myxa_2, whole genome shotgun sequence contains the following coding sequences:
- the LOC127453195 gene encoding free fatty acid receptor 2-like, which yields MVWTLSRSNLVLVVCGFTLITGLPTNILSFYTFFKKIRQQSTPIDVLLLSLNISDLIFLFVLPFHMLEAANMKWTLPYFLCPLYGFIFYSTIHNSTLHLMAISVDRYLGVTFPIKYKLNRNPRNAVIASIVFWVVSMAHCSIVYIMQYHNHFNPNVTDPSKRNTCYEDFSDEQLKILLPVRLELFTVLFCVPFLISCFCYIKCICILSNLPNVNSKKRIRAIGMALATLLVFTICFMPFNISHVVGFVGGYSPEWREHALLVSTLNASLDPFIFYFSSSALREIFNNILSKLVMRLTLLCSSTALYCPPLSCEKTEEKSQCSDDWSH from the coding sequence ATGGTGTGGACATTGAGCCGCAGTAACCTGGTGTTGGTGGTGTGTGGATTCACTTTGATCACTGGTCTTCCTACCAACATCCTGTCCTTCTACACCTTTTTCAAGAAGATTCGCCAGCAGTCCACACCCATAGATGTCCTACTACTCAGCTTAAATATCTCTGACCTGATCTTCCTGTTTGTCCTCCCATTTCACATGTTAGAGGCGGCCAACATGAAATGGACACTGCCGTACTTCCTCTGCCCGCTATATGGTTTCATCTTCTACAGCACCATCCACAACAGCACCTTACACCTGATGGCCATCAGTGTGGACCGCTACCTGGGTGTGACCTTTCCCATAAAATACAAGCTAAACCGCAATCCCCGAAATGCAGTGATAGCCAGCATTGTATTCTGGGTGGTATCCATGGCGCACTGCAGTATCGTCTATATTATGCAATACCACAACCATTTCAACCCCAATGTCACCGATCCATCCAAACGGAACACTTGTTATGAAGACTTCAGCGACGAACAGCTTAAAATCCTCCTTCCGGTCCGTCTGGAACTCTTTACTGTGCTCTTCTGTGTGCCTTTCCTCATCAGCTGCTTCTGCTACATTAAGTGTATCTGCATACTCTCCAATCTACCCAACGTCAACTCTAAGAAGCGGATCAGGGCCATTGGGATGGCATTGGCCACTCTTCTGGTCTTCACTATCTGTTTCATGCCCTTTAACATATCACATGTGGTGGGATTTGTGGGTGGCTACAGCCCTGAGTGGCGAGAACATGCTCTACTTGTCAGCACATTGAACGCCTCTCTCGACCCATTCATTTTCTACTTCTCTTCCTCAGCCCTCAGAGAGATTTTCAATAACATCTTGAGCAAGCTGGTCATGCGGCTAACCCTACTCTGCAGTAGCACAGCTCTCTACTGCCCCCCATTGAGCTGTGAAAAAACAGAGGAGAAATCACAGTGCTCTGATGACTGGTCCCACTAA